Proteins encoded within one genomic window of Spirochaeta isovalerica:
- the dnaG gene encoding DNA primase, translated as MRIPESKIEEINDKVNIVDLVSEYVSLKPKGGRYWGLCPFHNEKTPSFSVTLDKNIYYCFGCHKGGGAINFLMEIEKLDFIDSVKMLAKKAGVTLDLSENDNSEYSGKRDAMLELYKRVSGSFRYILENSESAGQAREYIAARGINQETSEKFELGFAPYDFNWLFNFLKKKNYSLEFLGESGLFSKNKKNFPLFINRLIFPVFSVRNEVIGFSGRELGNRGPKYINTPETLIFHKGSQLYGISQALSDMRKKKQFILCEGNIDVLALHQSGYTNAVAPLGTAFTSEQAKLLKRYADSGIIVFDGDEAGIKATSKAIIICESFGIEVSVAELPQGRDPADIMQKDGVESLHKILKYPITSFEYLYKCAIRAYDVRSPEGMEKVVREIFPYITSIRSDVKRDVCLSRLAEKLGIGKESILSDFLRQKKAPVRRDVVKKDEAIKISDELYLMLAGAANRDYFNIISSSLGIDDLKDKNAVLLFSAVMGCEEAGEETVESLLMRIGEGPLKSLLVEKLSSSQFLINPEDVIRDSVKTIMLRNMMENRARIESDIRNFGLSATSSEEDLKGLISEKLSLDKKIEELKR; from the coding sequence ATGAGAATCCCGGAATCAAAAATCGAGGAAATCAACGATAAAGTTAACATTGTTGATCTCGTTTCGGAGTATGTCTCTTTAAAGCCGAAGGGGGGGCGTTATTGGGGATTATGTCCTTTTCACAATGAAAAAACGCCCTCTTTTTCTGTGACTCTCGATAAAAATATCTATTACTGTTTCGGATGTCACAAAGGTGGAGGAGCGATCAATTTTCTTATGGAAATTGAAAAGCTTGATTTCATAGATTCAGTAAAAATGCTGGCTAAAAAAGCCGGAGTGACGCTTGATTTGTCAGAGAATGACAATAGTGAATACAGCGGGAAGCGGGATGCCATGCTGGAGCTGTACAAACGGGTTTCCGGCAGTTTCCGTTATATTCTTGAAAACAGTGAAAGCGCAGGGCAGGCCAGAGAGTACATAGCCGCACGAGGAATTAATCAGGAGACTTCCGAGAAATTTGAGCTTGGTTTTGCCCCCTATGATTTCAACTGGCTCTTCAATTTTTTGAAGAAAAAGAACTACTCGCTCGAATTTCTCGGAGAATCGGGCCTTTTTTCCAAAAATAAAAAAAACTTCCCTCTTTTTATCAACAGATTGATTTTCCCGGTTTTTTCAGTCCGGAATGAAGTGATCGGCTTCAGCGGCAGAGAGCTCGGTAACAGGGGGCCGAAATATATCAACACTCCCGAAACTTTGATATTTCACAAAGGTTCCCAGCTTTATGGTATCAGCCAGGCTCTCTCAGATATGAGAAAGAAAAAACAATTTATACTCTGTGAGGGAAATATTGATGTTCTGGCGCTCCATCAATCGGGATATACGAATGCTGTCGCACCACTGGGGACTGCATTTACATCGGAACAAGCGAAACTTCTGAAAAGATATGCTGATTCGGGCATCATTGTCTTTGATGGTGATGAAGCCGGGATAAAGGCAACATCCAAGGCGATAATTATCTGTGAATCTTTCGGAATTGAAGTTTCCGTGGCCGAATTACCTCAGGGAAGGGACCCTGCGGATATAATGCAAAAAGATGGTGTGGAATCATTGCATAAAATTTTGAAATATCCTATAACTAGTTTTGAATATCTGTATAAATGTGCGATTAGAGCATATGATGTAAGATCACCTGAAGGGATGGAGAAGGTTGTAAGGGAAATATTCCCCTATATTACTTCGATTCGGTCCGATGTTAAGCGTGATGTGTGTCTGAGCAGACTGGCTGAAAAGCTCGGTATTGGTAAAGAATCCATACTGAGTGATTTTTTGCGCCAAAAAAAAGCTCCAGTCCGTCGCGATGTAGTAAAAAAAGACGAGGCCATAAAGATTTCAGATGAATTGTATCTAATGCTTGCCGGTGCTGCCAATCGGGATTATTTTAATATAATATCCAGCAGCCTGGGAATCGATGATTTAAAGGATAAAAATGCCGTCCTGTTGTTCAGCGCGGTGATGGGTTGTGAGGAAGCGGGAGAAGAAACTGTAGAATCGTTATTGATGCGCATTGGAGAAGGACCTCTTAAAAGCCTGTTGGTGGAAAAGTTGTCCTCGTCTCAGTTTCTCATTAATCCGGAAGATGTTATTCGGGACTCGGTTAAGACTATTATGTTGAGAAACATGATGGAAAACAGGGCTCGGATTGAGTCGGATATACGGAATTTCGGTTTATCCGCAACATCTTCAGAAGAGGATTTGAAGGGATTGATTTCTGAAAAGCTCTCTTTAGATAAAAAAATAGAAGAACTGAAAAGGTGA
- the mltG gene encoding endolytic transglycosylase MltG, translating into MKIFRVMAATFVLLFVIAAGTAVVLAFYLNSSPDPESDESVVFSVDEGASFNTIVSNLENAGLVRSGLFLKIYNKVTGSGILIKKGSYNIAESLTSLEIIGQLEEGKQKLLAVVIPEGVTSGRMDEIFARAGVTGSGEFRAAVSDGTYLEKYGIESETLEGFLFPDTYSFQKDYPAEKVAEHMVNVFFDKLEEVYPDYAMLTGEQIYEKVILSSIIEREYRVPEEAPKMASVFYNRIDQGWPLQSCATIVYIITEEQNRPHPERILFTDLEIDSKFNTYENRGLPPAPISNPGGVALNAVFNPAQTDYMFFVVDDIEKGTHIFTKSLSDHNKARADYISNFRSK; encoded by the coding sequence GTGAAAATATTCAGAGTTATGGCTGCAACGTTTGTGCTGCTTTTCGTTATAGCTGCAGGAACAGCTGTTGTGCTTGCTTTTTATCTCAACAGCAGCCCTGATCCCGAATCTGATGAAAGTGTCGTTTTTTCTGTTGATGAAGGCGCTTCGTTCAACACGATTGTCAGCAATCTGGAAAATGCCGGACTAGTTCGTTCCGGACTGTTCCTGAAGATATATAACAAAGTAACAGGGTCGGGAATCCTAATAAAAAAAGGATCATATAATATCGCTGAAAGTCTGACATCCCTGGAGATTATAGGACAGTTGGAAGAGGGAAAGCAGAAGCTGCTGGCCGTTGTCATTCCCGAAGGTGTAACCTCGGGCCGTATGGATGAAATCTTCGCACGGGCTGGGGTTACCGGATCCGGCGAATTCAGAGCAGCTGTTTCCGATGGTACTTACCTTGAAAAATACGGTATTGAAAGCGAGACGCTGGAGGGATTTCTCTTTCCCGACACATATAGCTTTCAGAAGGATTACCCCGCTGAGAAAGTGGCTGAACACATGGTTAATGTCTTCTTCGATAAACTCGAAGAGGTTTACCCTGACTATGCCATGCTTACAGGTGAGCAGATTTATGAAAAAGTCATTCTGTCTTCAATAATCGAACGGGAGTATAGAGTTCCGGAGGAAGCTCCCAAGATGGCTTCTGTTTTTTATAACAGGATCGATCAGGGGTGGCCTCTGCAGTCCTGCGCGACAATAGTCTATATTATTACGGAAGAGCAGAATCGGCCGCATCCGGAAAGGATTCTCTTTACAGACCTGGAAATTGATTCGAAATTCAATACCTATGAAAATCGAGGGTTGCCTCCTGCGCCCATCTCCAACCCGGGGGGGGTCGCATTAAATGCCGTATTTAACCCTGCGCAGACAGATTATATGTTTTTTGTTGTCGATGACATCGAAAAGGGAACTCATATTTTTACGAAAAGTCTCAGCGATCACAATAAAGCCAGAGCTGATTACATCAGCAACTTCAGGAGCAAATAA
- a CDS encoding MBL fold metallo-hydrolase codes for MKVQFRGVRGSYSRSLRPRDIKRKISATVQRAKPDNLKNPESRERFLHSLPEMIFGTVGGHTACVEIRLADNQLLIFDCGSGLRTLDEDMRKTGETPDLIHIFFSHFHYDHIAGLPFFSFLFDPKMKFRFYSPQKGFDKILSRFLSKPYHPVGMDSFSASIEFIELTEDHLYLDDAIVSWIDRNHPDECYAYAVEEKGKKVIYSTDTELTESDFRNTEKTAGFFKKADVIILDGQYTLGESIEKFNWGHTSYSMSVDFALEHEIGTLYLFHHDPQYDDKKLEAILRSSRWYCERAENKHPLRIELAREDCEIVIE; via the coding sequence ATGAAAGTTCAGTTCAGAGGTGTTCGCGGATCTTACTCCCGCTCTTTGCGACCCCGTGATATCAAAAGAAAAATATCGGCAACGGTTCAGAGAGCTAAGCCGGACAATCTGAAAAATCCGGAAAGCCGTGAGCGATTTCTTCATTCTCTGCCGGAAATGATATTCGGGACCGTAGGCGGCCATACGGCTTGTGTTGAAATCCGCCTCGCCGATAATCAGTTATTGATTTTTGATTGCGGCAGCGGTTTGAGAACACTCGATGAAGATATGAGAAAAACCGGGGAGACTCCTGATTTAATACATATCTTTTTTTCACATTTTCATTACGATCATATAGCGGGGCTGCCTTTTTTCAGCTTTCTTTTCGATCCGAAGATGAAATTCCGTTTTTACAGCCCCCAAAAGGGTTTTGATAAGATTCTCTCCCGTTTTTTGTCCAAGCCCTATCATCCCGTCGGTATGGATTCCTTTTCCGCTTCAATAGAATTTATCGAACTGACAGAGGACCATCTTTATCTGGACGACGCTATCGTCTCCTGGATTGATCGTAACCACCCCGATGAGTGTTATGCATATGCTGTAGAGGAAAAAGGAAAAAAGGTGATATATTCTACAGATACGGAACTCACTGAATCGGATTTCAGAAATACGGAAAAGACCGCAGGCTTTTTTAAAAAGGCTGATGTAATTATCCTCGATGGTCAGTATACTCTTGGGGAATCGATTGAGAAGTTCAATTGGGGGCATACTTCCTACAGCATGTCTGTGGATTTTGCTCTGGAACATGAAATCGGTACGCTGTACCTTTTTCATCATGATCCCCAATATGATGATAAGAAACTGGAAGCCATTTTGCGGTCTTCGCGCTGGTATTGTGAGAGAGCGGAAAACAAACATCCTCTCAGAATTGAGCTGGCCAGAGAAGATTGCGAAATTGTAATTGAATAA
- a CDS encoding YkgJ family cysteine cluster protein, with the protein MIVDKPFYSDGLKFECQRCSFCCRHEPGYVFLSETDLMEMVKELGMKRESFIDKYCTWVDIGFFKRLSLIEKENNDCIFWSEGGCAVYKARPLQCRSYPFWSHVVENSGTWLEESKSCPGIGKGEVHSAEEIEEWLQKRLNDPLINS; encoded by the coding sequence ATGATTGTGGATAAACCTTTTTATAGCGACGGCTTGAAATTTGAATGTCAGAGATGCAGCTTCTGTTGCAGACATGAACCGGGGTATGTTTTTTTATCGGAAACAGACCTTATGGAAATGGTAAAAGAGCTGGGAATGAAACGCGAATCTTTCATTGATAAATACTGTACCTGGGTGGATATCGGTTTTTTTAAAAGGCTCAGTTTAATCGAAAAGGAAAATAATGATTGTATTTTCTGGTCTGAAGGAGGCTGTGCGGTCTATAAAGCCCGGCCTCTGCAGTGCCGCAGTTATCCCTTCTGGAGTCATGTCGTTGAGAATTCCGGAACCTGGCTCGAGGAATCAAAGAGTTGTCCGGGAATCGGCAAGGGTGAAGTTCACAGCGCGGAAGAAATAGAAGAATGGCTTCAAAAGAGGCTGAATGATCCGCTTATAAATTCATAA
- a CDS encoding M24 family metallopeptidase, producing the protein MRDISLCTGPSREEHERGEISYYSREERFYISQAAALVRDLLRQLEKIIKPGVNELDIDIFCENYILLRNGDPFLKSSGLYEYSALISRNNKAYHGIPENYVLREGDIVTVDIVLRKDGWYGDGAETYPVGNCPPEIMDIVRFSKEIVFDSVKILEQKQDLDVLGDFISEKSREIGLRVLQEGAGHGIGRELHESPLVQYVTSGRSCPLKPGMVFTLEPVFTNCPYDIFYDELGTAMVREGFVASQFEYTVAVQEEGLEILV; encoded by the coding sequence ATGAGAGATATATCCCTCTGTACAGGTCCATCACGGGAAGAGCATGAAAGAGGTGAGATCTCCTATTACAGCAGAGAAGAGAGGTTTTACATCTCTCAGGCGGCAGCTCTGGTCCGCGATCTGCTCCGTCAGCTTGAAAAAATCATTAAGCCCGGAGTCAACGAGCTTGATATCGATATTTTCTGTGAAAACTATATTTTGCTGCGAAACGGAGACCCTTTTCTCAAGAGCTCTGGTCTCTATGAGTATTCAGCACTGATCTCCCGAAATAATAAAGCTTATCACGGCATACCGGAAAATTATGTTCTAAGGGAAGGCGATATCGTAACAGTGGATATCGTGCTTAGAAAAGACGGCTGGTACGGTGATGGGGCAGAAACCTACCCAGTGGGAAATTGTCCTCCCGAAATTATGGATATTGTCAGGTTTTCCAAAGAAATAGTCTTTGATTCAGTAAAAATCCTGGAACAAAAACAGGATCTGGACGTTCTGGGGGATTTTATCAGTGAAAAAAGCAGGGAAATAGGGCTTCGTGTTCTTCAGGAAGGGGCCGGCCATGGAATCGGCCGGGAGCTTCACGAATCACCTCTAGTCCAATATGTCACCAGCGGAAGATCATGCCCCCTCAAGCCTGGAATGGTATTCACACTCGAACCGGTCTTCACAAACTGTCCATATGATATCTTCTATGATGAACTCGGAACGGCTATGGTCAGAGAAGGATTTGTCGCATCCCAGTTTGAATACACTGTTGCGGTGCAGGAAGAAGGGCTTGAGATTTTAGTCTGA
- a CDS encoding glycogen/starch synthase, which yields MNIWQVSREMSPLAEAGGIKDVVYGLSRALVSLGHEVTVVLPMYRFLEDKSYCDPLVSFPLRGRKGDEQISLYPCYVEGIRVLLVKAAVFLSKDRVYTYSMREEGLRADFQYGKGHLDANEMNLTLQYAALEGAMALGELPEVFHLHDGHCGFLPAIMRTKKRYSGYFSRSGTLLTIHNGGAVYQQNIEDFHEVEKLTGLSHSVLKSFHTPMGWNPLLCAGLYGKINTVSERYAEDVMSGKDINSGLIGELFHSAGIELIGITNGIDPDHHDRCSHSPVLKNGTHNSFTEKKRECRALLIKRIADLEKSGYLYGAMIDDDRPLFTLQSRIAYQKGIDVLADFLERYASDLDARFLVLGEGDRDLEARLAGIAGRIGNFAYFRYYDPSLSADVFAGGDFFLVPSQWEPCGLTDFIAQLNGNIPIVHETGGLVKTKDRLNGFSYSPNTPERLAEKVREAIYLYGNDREILHQIRKNAVNIINEKYTWRQVLDERYIPLYRSITGRA from the coding sequence GTGAATATCTGGCAGGTTTCCAGAGAAATGAGTCCCCTCGCGGAAGCTGGGGGCATAAAGGACGTTGTCTACGGATTGTCCCGCGCTCTTGTCAGTCTCGGGCATGAAGTGACTGTCGTGCTTCCCATGTACCGGTTTCTCGAGGATAAATCATATTGTGATCCTCTTGTCAGTTTTCCGCTGCGCGGCCGGAAAGGTGATGAGCAGATCAGTCTCTATCCCTGCTATGTCGAAGGAATACGGGTCTTATTGGTAAAAGCAGCTGTTTTTCTATCAAAAGATCGTGTTTATACCTACAGTATGCGGGAAGAAGGTTTAAGAGCTGATTTTCAATATGGAAAAGGTCATCTCGATGCCAATGAAATGAATCTGACGCTGCAATATGCAGCTCTGGAAGGTGCCATGGCACTGGGTGAGTTACCGGAGGTCTTTCATCTTCACGATGGCCATTGTGGCTTTCTTCCGGCCATTATGAGAACGAAAAAGCGGTATTCCGGGTATTTCAGCCGTTCAGGAACGTTGCTAACCATACACAATGGCGGGGCTGTATATCAACAGAACATAGAAGACTTTCACGAAGTTGAAAAGTTGACAGGATTATCCCATAGTGTTCTCAAGTCTTTCCACACGCCCATGGGCTGGAATCCTCTTCTCTGCGCCGGTCTCTATGGAAAAATCAATACAGTCTCTGAGCGTTATGCGGAAGATGTCATGTCGGGAAAGGATATCAATAGCGGACTGATCGGAGAGTTGTTTCACTCAGCCGGAATCGAGCTGATTGGTATAACCAATGGAATAGATCCGGATCATCACGACCGCTGCTCACATTCGCCTGTTCTGAAAAATGGAACCCACAATTCCTTTACAGAAAAAAAGAGAGAATGCAGAGCCTTGCTTATCAAAAGAATCGCTGATCTTGAAAAAAGCGGTTATCTTTACGGAGCAATGATTGACGATGACAGACCGTTATTCACCCTTCAAAGCCGGATCGCCTATCAGAAAGGGATCGATGTTCTGGCGGATTTTCTGGAAAGGTATGCTTCTGATCTCGATGCCCGTTTTCTCGTTCTCGGAGAGGGCGACCGGGATCTGGAAGCCAGGCTGGCCGGTATTGCCGGACGAATAGGGAATTTCGCTTATTTCAGGTATTACGATCCTTCACTTTCTGCCGATGTCTTTGCGGGTGGTGATTTTTTTCTGGTTCCATCGCAATGGGAACCTTGCGGCCTGACGGACTTTATCGCCCAGCTGAACGGAAATATCCCCATTGTCCATGAAACAGGAGGACTTGTAAAAACAAAGGATAGATTGAACGGCTTTTCATATAGTCCGAATACACCGGAAAGGCTTGCGGAAAAAGTCCGTGAAGCTATCTATCTCTATGGCAATGACAGAGAGATTCTACATCAAATCAGAAAGAATGCCGTTAATATCATTAATGAGAAATATACATGGCGGCAAGTTCTTGATGAGAGATATATCCCTCTGTACAGGTCCATCACGGGAAGAGCATGA
- the aroH gene encoding chorismate mutase, translating to MVKAVRGAISVDSNDHKSMEKAVIELMNEISGKNDLKEEEIISIVFSQTADLNVANPAAALRKSGAYHFVPLFCTKEPEYEGALHAVVRVLVTYQCENDHRPVPVYLGEAVHLRKDLNSAYEC from the coding sequence ATGGTTAAAGCTGTTCGGGGTGCGATTTCTGTCGACTCCAATGATCACAAGTCAATGGAAAAAGCGGTTATCGAACTGATGAATGAAATAAGTGGAAAAAATGATTTAAAAGAAGAAGAGATAATCAGTATTGTTTTCTCCCAGACGGCAGATTTGAATGTCGCCAATCCGGCAGCCGCTTTGAGGAAATCCGGCGCTTATCATTTCGTACCTTTATTCTGTACGAAAGAACCGGAATATGAAGGAGCTCTTCATGCTGTTGTCAGGGTTCTGGTTACTTATCAATGTGAAAATGATCACAGACCCGTTCCCGTTTACCTTGGAGAGGCGGTACATCTCAGAAAAGATCTGAATTCGGCATATGAGTGCTGA
- a CDS encoding HAD family hydrolase, with protein sequence MKEMNDKKKNLHELIQNMTAPLSPFPTELPSKLKKLDSIKAVLLDVYGTILISGTGDIGIAEEKNNDFPISGILENEGLALLCDRNSIDDRFSGLIIDYIKEDHKKSKSEGILYPEVDIRDIWNRILNTMLNENYIDGDIDEGKIERASVAYECLTNPVWPMPGADLLINHLYDSPLKAGIVSNAQFYTEPILETLLDFRIGEDFFPESLLFYSFEQKQAKPSEDFFSSAVLKVKKLYNIDAHEILYVGNDMLNDVYTASKCGCRTALFAGDKRSLRLRASDERCRDLEPDLTLTSLSQLIEIL encoded by the coding sequence ATGAAGGAAATGAATGATAAGAAAAAGAATCTGCACGAACTGATTCAGAATATGACAGCTCCTCTCTCTCCCTTTCCGACAGAACTGCCGTCAAAACTGAAAAAACTGGATAGCATCAAAGCAGTCCTGCTGGATGTCTATGGCACGATTTTAATTTCCGGAACAGGTGATATCGGCATTGCAGAAGAGAAGAATAATGATTTTCCCATATCAGGTATACTTGAAAATGAGGGTCTTGCGTTACTCTGCGACAGGAACTCCATAGATGACCGGTTCTCCGGACTGATCATAGATTATATTAAGGAAGATCATAAAAAGAGCAAATCCGAAGGCATATTGTATCCCGAAGTGGATATTAGAGATATCTGGAATAGAATTCTGAATACGATGCTCAATGAAAACTACATAGACGGCGATATCGATGAGGGAAAAATCGAAAGAGCTTCTGTGGCCTACGAATGCCTGACCAACCCTGTTTGGCCTATGCCCGGAGCAGATTTACTGATTAATCATCTCTATGATTCCCCCCTGAAAGCGGGGATCGTTTCCAATGCCCAGTTTTATACGGAACCGATTCTGGAAACCCTGCTCGATTTTCGCATAGGCGAGGATTTTTTCCCCGAAAGCCTTCTATTTTATTCTTTCGAACAGAAACAGGCCAAACCGTCGGAAGATTTTTTTTCATCTGCTGTTTTAAAAGTGAAAAAGCTGTACAATATAGATGCCCATGAGATACTCTATGTGGGAAACGATATGCTGAATGATGTTTATACAGCTTCGAAATGCGGATGCCGGACAGCTTTATTCGCCGGGGATAAACGGTCGCTCAGGCTTAGAGCTTCCGATGAAAGATGCCGCGATCTCGAACCTGATTTGACGTTAACCAGTTTAAGTCAACTGATCGAAATACTCTAA
- a CDS encoding HIT family protein, which yields MKYFREKKPDGCILCLIYEGSKEVEDLTVYRSGLVSVTVNLYPYNPGHLLVFPNRHIQDVREMSEQEEREMSRVTKLTLDVLDDLFSPTAYNIGFNMGLEAGGSIDHLHQHIIPRYPREIGIAELIGGKKILVESPYDTAVKLTEAFNSFPSQDSVSKGC from the coding sequence ATGAAATATTTCAGAGAAAAGAAACCCGATGGATGTATCCTCTGTCTTATATACGAAGGTTCCAAAGAAGTTGAAGATTTAACGGTCTACCGTTCCGGACTCGTCTCGGTTACTGTTAACCTATACCCCTATAATCCGGGACATCTTCTGGTATTCCCGAACCGCCATATTCAGGACGTCCGGGAGATGAGCGAACAGGAAGAAAGGGAGATGAGCCGGGTTACGAAATTGACTCTTGATGTGCTGGATGATCTTTTCTCGCCCACAGCCTATAATATCGGCTTTAATATGGGTCTTGAAGCCGGCGGCTCAATTGATCATCTCCATCAGCATATCATTCCCCGTTACCCGAGAGAAATAGGTATAGCAGAACTGATCGGCGGAAAGAAAATACTTGTGGAAAGTCCCTACGACACAGCCGTTAAACTGACCGAAGCCTTTAATTCTTTTCCATCTCAAGATTCTGTTTCAAAAGGTTGTTGA
- a CDS encoding DUF5312 family protein — translation MESMNTVFDQLAAELPVEERKSLLKKISKSLKLHESSEDFKRKEFSQEEVEKKVRRDINLSGWFERFIIRLYSFFTGRSPVEFYLRRSLKHLKKKLDNTSGGSYFAGEETKLTGRLAREIYALYVLIAPLRRMFKEIWLDTEFIEILYSTFIRESIHSGKSDIYDFVSMEEMDAIFASTGDRNQIRKKLISRMNEFLNSIPLKNIEDINEYFLPFYFGKFLVVYPFKNLLSAFGCSMADLVEFRSPDFRNTDFSLVISRLEQLLYCLNLFAMTDWTDEHINAVSGAYLRIKRSDEGDNSEDRLQIIKKDIQSLKLGVEEFMKKTPLADIIKYIRKDSYYEQVFKIPKPDFFEFYSSSLKLRVLSALTSVFHEVQRKYINSSIERIFLGFTLYQLQGYREYKDFDFRTLNLPYFKHISSLMLLYNFYAQYYKGNVLEVFQVLYKTVLVKNPQLQSRILELQKDVEKVSSEISAFDRSLMPDHEDGKTFSLLKNELKKSPSLERKYRGFISEKDLEAERIIFSGLDILNHIQKGLERVISSPADLIRLQLSSVYPQVNRERSLRELIKLLLSDVSNLNNLLKQNLEMEKN, via the coding sequence ATGGAAAGTATGAATACTGTTTTTGATCAGCTGGCTGCGGAACTTCCCGTGGAGGAAAGAAAGTCTCTTCTGAAAAAGATAAGCAAGAGTTTGAAGCTTCATGAGAGCTCGGAAGACTTTAAAAGAAAAGAGTTCTCCCAGGAGGAAGTTGAAAAAAAGGTCAGAAGAGATATCAATTTAAGCGGATGGTTCGAGCGTTTTATTATCCGTCTTTATTCCTTTTTCACAGGAAGAAGTCCTGTGGAGTTCTATCTCAGAAGATCCTTGAAGCATCTGAAAAAAAAATTGGACAATACTTCAGGTGGATCCTACTTTGCCGGTGAAGAGACTAAGCTGACAGGACGGCTGGCCAGAGAAATTTACGCCCTTTACGTTCTCATTGCTCCGCTACGGAGAATGTTCAAAGAAATCTGGCTTGATACGGAATTTATCGAAATACTCTATTCCACTTTTATAAGGGAATCTATCCATTCCGGAAAAAGCGATATTTATGATTTTGTTTCAATGGAAGAAATGGATGCCATATTCGCTTCGACTGGAGACAGAAATCAGATTAGAAAAAAACTCATCAGCCGGATGAATGAATTTCTCAATTCCATTCCTCTGAAAAACATAGAGGATATTAATGAGTATTTTCTGCCCTTTTATTTCGGTAAGTTTCTCGTTGTATACCCTTTTAAAAATCTTTTGTCCGCATTCGGATGCTCCATGGCGGACCTCGTCGAATTCAGATCGCCCGATTTCAGGAATACGGATTTCTCTCTTGTCATTTCAAGGCTGGAGCAGCTTTTGTATTGTCTCAATCTTTTTGCCATGACAGACTGGACAGATGAGCATATTAATGCCGTAAGCGGAGCCTATCTTAGGATAAAAAGAAGTGACGAAGGAGATAATTCCGAAGACAGGCTTCAGATAATAAAAAAAGACATTCAGTCTCTAAAGCTCGGTGTTGAGGAGTTCATGAAGAAAACTCCTTTGGCAGATATCATCAAATATATTAGAAAGGATAGTTATTACGAGCAGGTCTTCAAGATTCCCAAGCCGGATTTTTTTGAATTTTACAGTTCTTCTCTCAAGTTGAGAGTGCTTTCCGCATTGACTTCCGTTTTCCACGAAGTTCAGCGAAAATATATCAACTCGTCGATCGAGCGTATTTTTCTGGGTTTCACTCTTTATCAGCTTCAAGGGTACCGCGAGTATAAAGATTTTGATTTCAGGACTCTGAACCTGCCTTATTTCAAACACATCTCTTCGCTCATGCTGCTCTATAATTTCTATGCCCAGTACTATAAGGGAAATGTGCTTGAAGTTTTTCAAGTCCTTTACAAAACTGTGCTTGTTAAAAACCCTCAGCTTCAATCGCGGATTCTCGAACTGCAGAAAGATGTGGAAAAAGTCAGTAGCGAGATAAGTGCCTTTGACCGTTCCCTTATGCCCGATCATGAAGACGGAAAGACTTTTTCCTTATTAAAAAACGAATTGAAAAAAAGCCCGTCTCTGGAAAGAAAATACAGAGGATTTATTTCAGAGAAGGATCTGGAAGCCGAGCGCATTATTTTCTCGGGGCTTGATATCCTCAATCATATTCAGAAGGGGCTGGAACGGGTTATTTCTAGTCCGGCGGATCTGATCCGCCTTCAGCTGTCTTCGGTTTATCCTCAAGTCAACAGAGAGCGTTCCCTCCGGGAATTGATTAAGCTTCTCTTAAGCGATGTCTCTAACCTCAACAACCTTTTGAAACAGAATCTTGAGATGGAAAAGAATTAA
- a CDS encoding thiamine diphosphokinase, whose translation MLGIVVTGGQAPSLGIIKNELDDADMIVAADSGLDTLLSYGYEPDLIVGDMDSISNRKILEKFHRSKILLYPEDKDYTDTELAINHLYEKGCTSVVVIGGGGGRLDHLIAIYSLFFRERAPVRWITDNEKIFLVKGSFCINLKINTVISLFPVTGQLCSMTSSGLKWPLDELEWNPGDGGISNVSSERTVKIDMKSGKLVMIIPLDDN comes from the coding sequence ATGCTGGGAATTGTTGTAACGGGAGGGCAAGCTCCTTCTCTGGGAATAATTAAAAACGAACTGGATGACGCAGACATGATTGTTGCTGCCGATTCTGGACTTGATACTCTTTTGTCATACGGATATGAACCGGATCTCATCGTCGGAGATATGGATTCGATCAGCAATAGGAAGATTCTGGAAAAATTTCACAGGAGCAAAATTTTGCTCTATCCGGAAGATAAGGACTATACGGACACGGAACTGGCAATTAATCATCTCTACGAAAAAGGCTGCACATCTGTTGTCGTCATCGGCGGGGGAGGTGGACGTCTCGATCATCTGATTGCTATCTATTCTCTTTTTTTCAGGGAAAGGGCTCCTGTCCGCTGGATCACGGATAATGAAAAGATTTTCCTTGTTAAAGGGAGTTTTTGTATTAATCTTAAAATAAATACTGTTATTTCTCTATTTCCTGTTACAGGTCAGTTATGTTCAATGACCAGCTCGGGACTCAAGTGGCCGCTTGATGAACTGGAATGGAATCCTGGAGACGGGGGAATCAGCAATGTCTCTTCCGAAAGGACTGTTAAAATTGATATGAAAAGTGGAAAACTGGTAATGATTATCCCCCTGGATGACAATTAA